In Wenyingzhuangia fucanilytica, the following are encoded in one genomic region:
- the lgt gene encoding prolipoprotein diacylglyceryl transferase: MNVLAITWDPALGIDLGFFVIRYYSLMFVIAFALGYQIMKRIFIHEKVELEKLDKLLMYVVFATILGARLGHVFFYDWAYFSQHPEEILLPFKFQPTFKFTGFAGLASHGAAIGIIASLWYFSKKVMHKPLLYILDRVGITVAIAGLFIRLGNLMNSEIIGHATGTNYGLIFAQLGENFPRHPTQLYEGFGYLLVFGILFYMYWKTDAAQKQGLLFGTFFALLWSVRFVVEFFKEAQVDDRASWALNTGQLLSIPLIIIGIYFMVKAKKK, from the coding sequence ATGAATGTATTAGCCATTACTTGGGATCCAGCATTGGGAATAGATCTAGGTTTTTTTGTTATAAGGTATTATAGCTTAATGTTTGTGATAGCCTTTGCTTTAGGATATCAAATCATGAAAAGAATTTTTATTCATGAAAAAGTTGAGTTAGAAAAGTTAGATAAATTATTGATGTACGTGGTTTTTGCTACCATTTTAGGAGCAAGATTAGGACATGTTTTCTTTTATGATTGGGCTTATTTTAGTCAACATCCAGAAGAAATATTATTGCCATTTAAGTTTCAGCCAACATTTAAATTTACTGGTTTTGCAGGATTGGCGAGTCATGGGGCAGCTATCGGAATTATTGCCTCTTTATGGTATTTTTCTAAAAAAGTAATGCATAAACCTTTGTTGTACATTTTAGATAGGGTTGGGATTACCGTGGCCATTGCAGGATTGTTTATTCGTTTAGGAAACTTGATGAATTCAGAAATTATAGGTCATGCTACTGGAACTAATTACGGACTTATATTTGCGCAATTAGGAGAAAATTTTCCTAGACACCCAACACAATTATACGAAGGATTTGGATATTTATTGGTCTTTGGAATTTTGTTCTATATGTACTGGAAAACAGATGCGGCACAAAAACAAGGATTGTTATTCGGAACTTTTTTCGCTTTGTTATGGTCTGTTCGTTTTGTGGTTGAATTTTTTAAAGAAGCACAGGTTGATGATAGAGCCAGTTGGGCATTAAATACAGGACAACTTTTAAGTATCCCTTTGATTATTATAGGGATTTACTTTATGGTAAAAGCTAAAAAGAAATAA
- the yidD gene encoding membrane protein insertion efficiency factor YidD has product MDKLKNILVFPFILLIRFYQGAISPFTPATCRYQPTCSSYSIEALQKHGIIYGGWLAIKRIASCHPWGGSGYDPVPQKKIKNKL; this is encoded by the coding sequence ATGGATAAATTGAAAAACATATTGGTATTTCCATTTATCCTATTGATAAGGTTTTATCAAGGAGCTATTTCTCCTTTTACACCTGCCACGTGTAGATATCAGCCCACTTGTTCAAGTTATAGTATAGAAGCTTTGCAAAAGCATGGCATTATTTATGGTGGATGGTTGGCTATAAAAAGAATTGCTAGTTGTCATCCGTGGGGAGGAAGTGGATATGATCCTGTGCCCCAAAAAAAAATAAAAAATAAATTATGA
- a CDS encoding LolA family protein, with protein sequence MRKNIIIAFTLFVSTLAFSQNAPKAQAILDKVSSELEQYKNITIEFTHTLENKAVNIKQTSKGSAVIQGDKYVLNYLNNIILFDEKNNYVISPENEEVNITPSSDISDESITPSKLLSFYKKGYTYQLDKKEGSVQFIKLTPTEKSEEVSHILLGVNTQNNQITSLTEVGTNGTDTNFTITSYKTNQQLAPNTFAFNKAKYESLGYYIND encoded by the coding sequence ATGAGAAAAAATATCATAATAGCTTTTACCCTATTCGTTAGTACTTTAGCTTTTTCACAAAACGCTCCTAAAGCTCAAGCTATTTTAGACAAAGTTTCTAGCGAACTAGAACAGTATAAAAACATTACTATTGAGTTTACGCATACTTTAGAAAACAAAGCAGTAAACATTAAACAAACTAGTAAAGGTTCTGCCGTTATACAAGGTGATAAATATGTATTAAACTACTTAAACAACATCATCCTTTTTGATGAAAAGAATAATTATGTTATTTCTCCAGAAAATGAAGAAGTAAACATCACACCATCATCAGACATTAGCGATGAAAGCATCACTCCTTCAAAATTATTAAGCTTTTATAAAAAAGGATACACTTATCAATTAGATAAAAAAGAAGGTAGCGTACAGTTCATTAAACTAACTCCAACTGAAAAATCAGAAGAGGTTTCGCATATATTATTAGGTGTAAACACACAAAATAATCAAATTACTTCTTTAACAGAAGTAGGAACTAATGGAACAGATACCAACTTTACCATTACTTCTTACAAAACAAATCAACAATTAGCACCTAATACTTTTGCTTTTAACAAAGCTAAATATGAATCATTAGGGTATTATATTAATGACTAA
- the ribB gene encoding 3,4-dihydroxy-2-butanone-4-phosphate synthase — MNNTENTTKIKLDSIQEAIEDIRNGKMIIVVDDEDRENEGDFIAAAEKVTPEMINFMAQHGRGLICAPLIEERCEELDLNMMVDNNTVLHHTQFTVSVDLIGQGCTTGISAHDRAKTIYALTQNETKPSDLGRPGHIFPLKAKVGGVLRRTGHTEASVDLARLAGLKPAGILVEILNEDGSMARLPRLREVADKFDLKLISIEDLVSYRMQHDSLIKKIEDFDIETRFGTFRLRAFNQTTNNQIHLALTKGSWGKDEEVLCKVTPNAFGNDILNTLTTGPEDKLARVFDKINKEGRGAVVFINQEQLTFNLKKRLTDLKNKQKGIAPQEPTVNPMDEKDFGIGAQILHNIDITKLKLLTNSPAKQKRVGITGYGLEVVDRINY, encoded by the coding sequence ATGAATAATACCGAAAATACTACCAAAATAAAGTTAGATTCAATACAAGAAGCCATTGAAGACATTAGAAATGGAAAAATGATTATTGTTGTTGATGATGAAGACAGAGAAAACGAAGGTGATTTTATTGCTGCTGCAGAAAAAGTAACTCCTGAAATGATTAACTTCATGGCTCAACACGGTCGTGGATTAATTTGTGCTCCTTTAATTGAAGAGCGTTGTGAGGAACTAGATTTAAACATGATGGTAGATAACAATACCGTTTTACACCATACTCAGTTTACCGTTTCTGTAGATTTAATTGGACAGGGATGTACAACTGGAATTTCTGCTCACGACAGAGCAAAAACCATTTATGCCTTAACACAAAACGAAACCAAACCTTCTGATTTAGGAAGACCTGGACATATTTTTCCATTAAAAGCAAAAGTAGGTGGAGTTTTAAGAAGAACTGGTCATACAGAAGCTAGTGTAGATTTAGCTCGTTTGGCAGGATTAAAACCAGCGGGAATTTTAGTAGAAATTTTAAATGAAGATGGTAGCATGGCTCGTTTGCCACGTTTAAGAGAAGTTGCCGATAAATTTGATTTAAAATTAATTTCTATTGAAGACTTGGTTTCTTACCGTATGCAACACGATTCTTTAATTAAAAAAATTGAAGATTTTGATATAGAAACTCGTTTTGGAACTTTTAGATTAAGAGCATTTAACCAAACAACAAACAATCAAATTCACTTAGCACTTACCAAAGGATCTTGGGGTAAAGATGAAGAAGTATTGTGTAAAGTAACTCCAAATGCTTTTGGTAACGACATCTTAAACACATTAACTACTGGTCCAGAAGACAAGTTGGCTAGAGTTTTTGATAAAATTAATAAAGAAGGAAGAGGAGCTGTAGTTTTTATTAACCAAGAGCAATTAACCTTTAACCTTAAAAAACGTCTTACAGACCTTAAAAACAAACAAAAAGGAATTGCGCCACAAGAACCAACTGTTAATCCTATGGATGAAAAAGATTTTGGTATTGGGGCACAAATTTTACACAATATTGATATTACCAAACTAAAACTTTTAACCAATTCTCCTGCAAAACAAAAACGTGTAGGAATTACAGGTTATGGTTTAGAAGTAGTAGACAGAATAAATTATTAA
- a CDS encoding LptF/LptG family permease — protein MKTLDKYLIKSFLVPFLASFTIVMFVLVMQALWLVFDDIAGKGIELSIIGKFLWYMCLFVAPQALPISVLLSSIMTLGNLGENYEFAAIKSAGISFFRFLRPLIVCVGLITVANFFLINYTYPYASLKQKNLLLNIKKTQPTMALVEGSFNDEIPNYSIKFAKKYGEENNLLKDVLIIETQGTKDDQTIITAKRGEITTEEGSKYMTLILDDGYYFQDHSNDQKKRRDRLRMPSSMAKFDKYTVNIDISDLTSKDLEEEKYKHHYTMKNMGQLEASSDSLKYSYDKFIDTKFKSMQSNILVSDMSKKIDTVKAKELRKNILDNFHTREKVNILEQASRTVKNKITNVQGYKDYFKRKRKDLNNHDYQFHYILTNSFSCLLLFFVGASLGSIIRKGGFGLPMIMAIIIYVAYHFINTFGKNIAEESKISAILGGWSGTLIMLPLAFIFTISAAKDMGFIKFDVILTPFKKLFNRLKKTDE, from the coding sequence TTGAAAACCTTAGACAAATATTTAATTAAGAGCTTTTTAGTTCCCTTTTTAGCTTCATTCACCATCGTGATGTTTGTATTGGTAATGCAAGCTCTTTGGTTGGTTTTTGATGATATTGCAGGTAAAGGAATAGAACTTAGTATTATAGGAAAATTCCTTTGGTACATGTGTTTATTTGTTGCTCCACAGGCCTTACCTATATCTGTTCTATTATCTTCTATTATGACTTTAGGTAATTTGGGAGAAAACTATGAGTTTGCAGCAATTAAATCTGCCGGAATTTCATTTTTCAGGTTCTTAAGACCACTAATTGTTTGTGTTGGATTAATTACGGTAGCTAACTTTTTCTTAATCAACTACACCTATCCTTACGCCAGTTTAAAACAAAAGAATTTATTATTAAACATCAAAAAAACACAACCTACCATGGCTTTGGTAGAAGGTAGTTTTAATGATGAAATTCCTAATTATAGCATCAAATTTGCTAAAAAATATGGGGAGGAAAACAACTTATTAAAAGATGTTTTGATTATTGAAACCCAAGGAACTAAAGACGATCAAACAATCATCACAGCAAAAAGAGGAGAAATTACCACAGAGGAAGGAAGTAAGTACATGACCTTGATTTTAGATGATGGTTATTACTTTCAAGACCATAGTAATGATCAAAAAAAGCGTAGAGATAGGTTAAGAATGCCCTCTTCTATGGCTAAGTTTGATAAGTACACCGTAAATATTGATATTTCTGATTTAACTAGTAAAGATTTAGAAGAAGAAAAATATAAACATCACTACACCATGAAAAACATGGGACAGCTAGAAGCTAGTTCTGATAGTTTAAAATATTCTTACGATAAATTTATCGACACCAAATTTAAATCTATGCAGTCTAACATTTTGGTATCAGACATGTCTAAAAAAATAGACACTGTAAAAGCCAAAGAGTTACGTAAAAATATTTTAGACAATTTTCATACTAGAGAAAAAGTAAACATTTTAGAACAAGCATCTAGAACTGTTAAAAACAAAATCACCAACGTTCAAGGATATAAAGATTACTTTAAACGAAAGCGTAAAGATTTAAACAATCACGATTATCAATTTCATTATATCCTAACTAATTCTTTTTCATGCCTTTTGCTCTTTTTTGTAGGGGCTTCTTTAGGATCTATTATTAGAAAAGGAGGTTTTGGATTGCCTATGATTATGGCTATTATTATTTATGTAGCCTATCACTTTATCAATACATTTGGTAAAAACATAGCAGAAGAAAGTAAAATCAGTGCAATTTTAGGAGGATGGTCTGGAACATTAATCATGCTTCCATTGGCTTTTATTTTTACGATAAGTGCTGCTAAAGATATGGGATTCATTAAATTTGACGTAATTTTAACCCCGTTTAAGAAACTATTCAACAGACTTAAAAAAACAGATGAATAA
- the pepE gene encoding dipeptidase PepE yields MKNLVLASSGSVHGSGYLEYLLPTVDKLYKDVEEILFIPYAQPSGISYDDYTDAVQEAVSTLGIEVKGIHEFKDAKTAIKNAKGIFVGGGNTFLLVSKLYEFDLWDLLKEVIVQGTPYLGTSAGSNITGLTMHTTNDMPIVLPPSFNTLGIVPFNFNAHFIPADTNSTHRGETRETRIKEFQSIVSIPVLGIKEGSWLRVKGDDIFLRGGKEAYWFENKEIKIIDTNTNIKA; encoded by the coding sequence ATGAAAAACTTAGTATTGGCTAGTTCAGGAAGTGTACATGGATCTGGATATTTAGAATATTTATTACCTACTGTAGATAAACTGTATAAGGATGTGGAAGAGATTTTATTTATTCCTTATGCACAACCTAGTGGTATTAGTTATGATGATTATACCGATGCTGTACAAGAGGCGGTTAGTACTTTAGGAATAGAAGTAAAAGGGATTCATGAGTTTAAAGATGCTAAAACAGCTATTAAGAATGCAAAAGGAATTTTTGTAGGAGGAGGAAACACTTTTTTATTAGTAAGTAAGTTATATGAATTTGATTTGTGGGACTTGTTAAAAGAGGTTATAGTACAAGGAACCCCTTATTTAGGAACTAGTGCAGGATCTAATATAACAGGTTTAACCATGCATACTACTAATGATATGCCTATAGTATTACCTCCAAGTTTTAATACATTAGGAATAGTACCTTTTAATTTTAATGCACATTTTATTCCTGCGGATACAAATTCTACTCATAGAGGGGAAACTAGAGAAACTAGGATAAAAGAATTTCAGTCAATTGTTTCTATACCTGTATTAGGAATTAAAGAGGGGAGTTGGTTAAGAGTAAAAGGAGATGATATTTTTTTAAGGGGAGGTAAAGAAGCCTATTGGTTTGAAAATAAAGAAATAAAAATAATTGATACCAATACCAATATAAAAGCATAA